A window from Drosophila nasuta strain 15112-1781.00 chromosome 3, ASM2355853v1, whole genome shotgun sequence encodes these proteins:
- the LOC132791748 gene encoding 5-hydroxyisourate hydrolase, translated as MNTRKLSTHVLETSTGKAAPNIKVTVYRLDEIQEWKAIRPGQTNADGRCLLLDHGEFPNGIYKLTFHVGAYFAAKNQTTLYPAIDIIAECNENQNYHIPLLLSPYGYTTYRGT; from the coding sequence ATGAATACACGCAAACTTTCAACCCATGTACTGGAAACCTCAACGGGAAAAGCTGCCCCGAATATAAAAGTGACAGTTTATCGCCTGGACGAAATCCAAGAATGGAAAGCTATTCGTCCTGGTCAAACTAATGCAGATGGACGATGCCTATTGCTGGACCACGGAGAGTTTCCCAACGGAATTTACAAGTTAACCTTCCATGTGGGAGCCTATTTTGCTGCTAAAAATCAAACAACTTTATATCCAGCTATAGATATCATTGCAGAATgtaatgaaaatcaaaactaTCATATTCCTCTGCTGCTCAGTCCTTATGGATACACAACCTATCGTGgcacataa
- the LOC132790086 gene encoding periodic tryptophan protein 1 homolog has translation MADVEEGVPPEPSIDFVPALCFVPRGVTKERPDKIVLTHEELARIIGETQNALEAEDDEDDDDEGGDNMDVDNEDPPANAGNENHNPQDEFDFHNYENEENSTVTNLANVVDADQQVPDEDEDSEAEDEVIKPTDNLVLVGHVQDDAASMEVWVFNQEEEALYTHHDFLLPSFPLCIEWMNHDAGSDKPGNMCAIGCMDPIITIWDLDIQDSIEPTFKLGSKGNRKKQKEQYGHKDAVLDLSWNAQFEHILASGSVDQTLILWDMDEGQPHTIITAFEEKVQSIEFHPEDAQSILTGCADGIVRLFDCRDAEGVNASFIKWQTNGEVEKILWHPTETNYFIIGSNDGSLHYADRRKANELLWSVKAHNEEISGVCFNKLMPNLLTSTSTEGALKIWNFNSTEAKHVYEHDFNMGRLQCMRQSPDDPYTLAFGGEKPPRCSVYNIKNFEAVRRTFGIADAE, from the coding sequence ATGGCCGATGTCGAGGAGGGCGTGCCGCCAGAGCCCAGCATAGACTTTGTACCAGCACTTTGCTTTGTGCCGCGCGGTGTCACCAAAGAGCGTCCCGACAAAATTGTGTTGACACATGAGGAACTTGCTCGTATTATTGGTGAGACACAAAATGCCCTCGAGGCGGAAGATgacgaagacgacgatgatgagggTGGCGATAATATGGATGTGGATAACGAGGATCCACCTGCTAATGCTGGCAATGAAAATCACAATCCACAGGACGAATTCGATTTTCACAATTACGAGAACGAAGAGAACTCTACGGTAACAAATTTAGCCAACGTGGTGGATGCCGATCAGCAGGTGCCCGACGAAGACGAAGATTCCGAAGCTGAGGATGAAGTGATCAAGCCCACAGATAACCTAGTGCTGGTCGGACACGTGCAGGACGATGCTGCCAGCATGGAAGTCTGGGTATTCAATCAGGAGGAGGAAGCACTCTACACACACCACGACTTTCTGCTGCCCAGTTTCCCACTCTGCATCGAGTGGATGAATCACGATGCGGGTAGTGATAAGCCAGGAAACATGTGTGCTATTGGCTGCATGGATCCCATCATTACCATTTGGGATCTAGACATACAGGACTCCATTGAACCGACATTCAAACTGGGCTCCAAGGGCAATCGCAAGAAGCAGAAAGAACAGTATGGGCACAAAGACGCTGTGCTCGATCTCTCATGGAATGCACAATTCGAGCATATATTGGCCAGTGGCTCCGTTGATCAGACACTCATCCTTTGGGACATGGACGAGGGCCAACCACACACAATAATTACCGCCTTCGAAGAGAAGGTGCAGTCCATAGAATTCCATCCAGAGGATGCACAGAGCATTCTCACTGGCTGTGCCGATGGTATTGTGCGTCTGTTCGATTGTCGTGATGCCGAGGGCGTGAATGCCTCGTTCATAAAGTGGCAGACAAACGGGGAGGTGGAGAAGATCCTGTGGCATCCCACAGAGACCAATTACTTCATCATTGGCTCGAATGATGGCAGTCTGCACTACGCCGACCGACGCAAAGCCAATGAACTTCTGTGGTCCGTCAAGGCGCACAACGAGGAAATCTCTGGAGTTTGCTTCAACAAGCTGATGCCCAATCTACTGACATCCACATCAACCGAGGGTGCGTTGAAGATTTGGAACTTCAACAGCACTGAAGCGAAACATGTCTACGAGCATGATTTCAACATGGGAAGATTGCAGTGCATGCGACAGAGTCCCGATGATCCTTATACGCTGGCCTTTGGTGGTGAGAAGCCTCCACGCTGCTCCGTGTACAACATCAAGAACTTTGAGGCAGTGCGTCGCACGTTTGGTATTGCCGATGCTGAGTGA
- the LOC132790085 gene encoding transcription initiation factor TFIID subunit 5, translating to MSVEVNNLNGNHNNDNQGVVQDKRELLCLLKLLKKYQLKDAEEIICKEANVNPSDLANVGDDDVKTILSAVLQTGNGHEPRPSTVPPAASATDELNAAEALAKFIGDDAFDAQQYEQAYEELRSFVEDSLDIYKHELSMVLYPILVQIYFKILASGQVEKARGFIEKYKSDLDGYYIEGLFNLLLISKPEELLDNDLVAAMETDKFVIRMSRDAHSLFKRHIQDRRQEVVADIVTKYLHFDTYEGMARNKMQCVATAGSHIGDAKRQDNKIRVYYGLLKEVDFQTLTTPAPAPEEEDDDPDAPDRPKKKKPKKDPLLSKKSKSDPNAPAIDRIPLPELKDTDKLLKLKALREASKRLPLNKDQLPSAVFYTVLNSSQGVTCAEISDDSTMLACGFGDSTVRIWSLTPAKLRALKEADSLRELDKESADINARMLDERSGEMTRSFMGHTGPVYRCAFAPEMNLLLSCSEDTTIRLWSLLTWSCVVTYRGHVYPVWDVRFAPHGYYFVSCSFDKTARLWATDSNQALRVFVGHLSDVDCVQFHPNSNYVATGSSDRTVRLWDALTGQSVRLMTGHKGSVSSLAFSACGRYLASGSVDHNIMVWDLSNGSLVTTLLRHTSTVSTITFSRDGTLLAAAGLDNNMTLWDFHKLTDDYLSNHITLSHHQDENDEDVYLLRTFPSKNSPFVTLHFTRRNLLMCVGIFKN from the coding sequence atgagtGTAGaagtaaacaatttaaacgGAAACCACAACAATGATAACCAAGGAGTTGTCCAGGACAAGCGTGAGCTGCTGTGCCTGCTCAAGCTACTCAAGAAGTACCAGCTCAAAGATGCAGAGGAAATTATTTGCAAAGAGGCGAATGTGAATCCTTCAGATCTTGCCAATGTGGGTGACGATGATGTGAAGACCATTCTCAGCGCAGTCTTGCAAACTGGCAACGGCCACGAACCACGTCCATCCACCGTTCCACCAGCTGCATCGGCAACAGATGAACTGAATGCGGCAGAAGCGCTAGCCAAATTCATTGGCGACGATGCCTTCGACGCCCAGCAATACGAACAGGCGTACGAGGAGTTGCGGAGCTTTGTGGAGGATTCGCTGGACATTTATAAGCATGAATTATCCATGGTTTTGTATCCTATATTGGTGCagatatatttcaaaatccTTGCCAGTGGTCAAGTGGAGAAAGCGCGCGGCTTCATTGAGAAATACAAATCAGATCTCGATGGTTACTACATCGAGGGATTGTTCAATCTGCTGCTTATCTCAAAGCCAGAGGAGCTGCTCGATAATGACCTTGTGGCCGCCATGGAGACGGACAAGTTCGTCATACGCATGTCGAGGGATGCGCATTCGTTGTTCAAGCGTCACATTCAGGATCGCAGGCAAGAAGTTGTGGCAGACATTGTGACCAAGTATCTGCACTTTGACACCTACGAAGGCATGGCACGTAACAAGATGCAGTGCGTCGCTACCGCCGGTTCGCACATTGGCGATGCCAAACGGCAAGACAACAAAATACGGGTCTACTATGGTCTGCTCAAGGAAGTCGATTTCCAAACACTCACAACACCAGCGCCAGCTCCCGAAGAGGAGGACGACGATCCCGATGCGCCGGACAGACCCAAGAAAAAGAAGCCAAAAAAAGATCCGCTACTCTCGAAGAAATCCAAATCAGATCCCAATGCGCCGGCGATTGATCGCATTCCGCTGCCCGAGCTCAAAGATACGGATAAGCTGCTTAAGCTAAAAGCGCTTCGCGAGGCCAGTAAACGGTTGCCCCTCAACAAGGATCAATTACCTTCTGCGGTCTTCTACACGGTGCTCAACTCCAGCCAGGGCGTCACTTGTGCCGAAATCTCCGATGATTCCACAATGCTTGCTTGCGGCTTTGGTGATTCCACTGTGCGCATATGGTCGCTGACGCCGGCCAAGCTGCGTGCATTGAAAGAAGCCGATTCACTGCGGGAATTGGATAAGGAGTCGGCGGACATCAATGCCCGAATGCTGGATGAGCGCAGTGGCGAAATGACGCGCAGTTTTATGGGACACACTGGGCCCGTCTATCGTTGCGCCTTTGCGCCCGAGATGAACCTGTTGCTGTCGTGCTCCGAGGACACCACAATACGCTTGTGGTCGCTGCTCACCTGGTCGTGTGTGGTCACATATCGCGGTCACGTCTATCCCGTGTGGGATGTGCGCTTTGCGCCGCACGGTTACTACTTTGTCTCGTGTTCGTTTGACAAGACAGCGCGCTTGTGGGCTACGGATTCGAATCAGGCGTTGCGCGTATTTGTGGGACATCTGTCGGATGTCGACTGTGTGCAGTTTCATCCCAATTCCAATTATGTGGCCACCGGCTCTAGTGATCGAACTGTGCGACTGTGGGACGCCCTAACCGGTCAATCGGTGCGTCTCATGACCGGTCACAAAGGCTCCGTAAGCAGCTTGGCCTTCTCGGCTTGTGGTCGTTACTTGGCTTCAGGATCGGTTGATCACAACATCATGGTGTGGGATTTGTCTAACGGTTCGTTGGTCACCACCTTGTTGCGTCACACCAGCACTGTGTCCACAATTACCTTTAGCCGGGATGGCACTTTGCTCGCAGCAGCGGGATTGGATAACAATATGACGCTCTGGGACTTTCATAAGTTAACCGATGACTATCTGAGCAATCACATAACGCTGTCGCATCATCAGGATGAGAACGATGAGGATGTGTATTTGTTGCGCACGTTTCCCAGCAAGAATTCGCCCTTTGTGACGCTTCACTTTACGCGTCGCAATCTTCTGATGTGCGTGGGCATATTTAAGAACTAG